AGTCCGATATGAGGTCCCATAACGGTGAAGGAAAGCGTGAAGCCTAAAAATAGCTGCCAGTATGGGATCAAGCCCACAAGCCCAGTTAGCAATCCTGTATGAGCACCATCGTTATAATGTCTTCTTATAAAGTATTCCACTTTAgacccaaaaatatatatatattagattgGGCCCTGGTGTAATCAGAGTTTGtctttctttcaaaataaatatatgtcaagTGAGTAAAACTCATTATGAGGAATCCCTTCACCAATGCCATCGATCCCGTCTGATTAGATTAAGGAAGGATATTTTCGATTATGTACAATAGAAATGACAGTTAATGATATTATAAAGTCCAATCGTCTCATCATCATTGGTGAAGGGATTTTTCCTTCTCCACGggtgaagaaaaatgaaaaattaatcCAAAATATGtataggagaaaagttctcgGGAATGAACGTGCATTGCTAGACACatagggggcaaaatgaccgccctcCCCcctgaaaggtggaaatccccccccccctctatgaTGTCAAtgcatgtgctctcattggccccaagCACGTGCAGAATATCAACCCATATTTATAAAAGGGAATGGCCGAAAGAGTATAACATAGGGTTTTTAATTCTCAGCCCACCTAACCCGGCCCAATGAGGTAATGTACCCTCTTCACTTTCAGCATAGGCAGTTAGCCCACCTAACCCCACTCAACCCAACCTGTCCAAACGTCTAATTCCCATTATCATATTGTTGTTGGATAAAATAGTTggccaggctaattagggtttatttCTCGAGCTTAGCCCAGCCTAGCCAGCCCAATGTCCTCCGAGGAAAACTCTGTCCAAATCGGTGAGCTGAAGAGGAAGGAATGGAATGCAAAGTGGATTCCCGCTTCTATAGATCCCTAAAATTGTTGATTGGGtggaaaaaattttcatttttttattttttggtggcattgtttttttttttttatgaaaactttTTGGTGGAATTGTTGCTTTTAACATCCGTTATAGAGAGTCTAATCTTGGATTACCATTTCATTTTTTGGGCTATGTTACATTTTAGTAAGGGATGTTTgggcccaaaaaaaaaggttgggtCTCCATAGTGAGAACGAATGCTACATGGCAGCACGCAGcacctacgcctagacacaggaaGATCAGATCGCCCGAAATAACCGTTGCACCTTTATGGAATGGGAAAAATCTCTGAGGCACGTCGATCATTTCACACAGCCTAGTCTCTGGGGGCAAGGGACCATGTGCAGCCCCCAACCAAGTGGAAAATTATCTTCTGCAATTCCCTGTAAGAtccaattccctagtgcctgtaataagaggaggtgaaccccacccgggcagagtatTCAGGCAAGGGGTGAAATAATCATTGTGCCCCCTAATGGGAAACTGGACCGGACGGGGGATAGAATCATAGAGATCCCCAACAagatagcattctctttcccatgaAATTAATAAGCAATTATCACTGTTTGATGTAAAATGATGGCATTATTTGAAGAACTCCTCCACAAGAAACCCCCATCATATCATTCTCTTGGATAAGGCCGATCCACGGCTCATATAATTTAATCTTAAAAGATGTAATAAAGAAAGGTGccaaattttaaattcaaaattaaaaaaaaaaatgtaaaggaAATCTCATGATCTATGGCTCATACAGACTACTAATCTAATCCATCTGATCTAAACCTTTGAATTGGCATAATTGGTCCCACTGTGGATTAAATCATGGATGCGTCGTGAAAGTGATTGATTAATGCTCTACaatcattttaatttttttttgaaaagcaaacttcttttttcaatattttttaccATTATATACtctatataattatataatatcttatatatatcttcatcttcttgtaagagaagggggaaaaattTACACGGCGAAGCGCAGAACAAGAAACCTGAGAAGAGTACATCACATTTCACATTCTACATCCAATACTTTCCACGACCGTATCTCCATACGTACAGGTACTCAACCCTTCTACCGTATGTACGCGTATCTCCACCACCTTCAGGTCGTCTTCTTCGATCGACTTCGAGTCTCTGCAGTTTCATTCAAACCAGAGTAGAGCAAGCAGAGGTCGTTGGGTCCCACATGGCCGGAAGCAAATACTTACGCCCACGGATCCCCACCGCATTATAACTGGCACCCGTCGTTTTATCCACCAAAAGCTCCCCCGGGTAGCCCGGATATGCTCCTTCCCCATAAATACCCGTACAAGCCGAGACGGCCTCTAACGGAGCACTAGACGTACCCTGGTAGTAACCGTTATCAAACGGATTCGTTACGGTACCAGCCAGTAGAGTAGCCAAGTTGATGACCATGCCGTCAACCCCGACGTCACCGTTAGGTGACACTAACGGCGGCGTTTGTGGTCCGTAAATGGGCTGGTGGAAGGGCCAGGCACACTGACCGGGACACTGGGTCTCCGGGTTTCCAACCCATATGTAAGCGAACTTGGTTTTTCCAGTGGGATCAGCCTTGGCTGACCCGTGGGTACCACAATCGCTCATACAGAAACCATCGACGGTAACGTCTTTGGCAGTGAAGACGACGGTGATGGCTTGCCTGTGATCACCTCTGCGAGCCAAACGGGTAACCTGAGGGGTCTTGAGAGACTTACCCAGAGAGCAATTTTCGTCGAACGTTTGCTTCCCAAGGATTAAGCTTGTGAAACCGTTTTTGTACTTTCCCGTTATCTTCCACCACGAAGGGACGGAAGGTGCGTGGATATGATGATTCAGGGATAAGATGAAGTCGATGAGGATGACACGTTGTGGAGTTGTGAACTTACCGTACCAGACGAGATGAACCGTAATGTTTCCCTTGAGGAGAGGGCCGTTGTGGTATTGAAGAACCAGTGGTTGTTGCTGAACCAGAGCTGTGAGCTTCCTGGTTGTGGCTGTGGAGGGGacgaagagagaagaaaacaagaagagaGAGGCAACGACAAGTGCGAAATGGTGAGTTGAAGCCATGAATGAATAGAGTAGCTGAGAGTGAAATCAGTAGTGTTTGAGAGAGTCTTGGAGAGTAGTGTCAGGTGGAGGAGAATTGAAGTGGATCGAGAGACATGTACGAGCGATATTTAAATGGGGGGAGAgcagagagaaaagagaagcgCGTGTGTACAGCTGTAGAAAGCAGTGTGCACGTCCGCTGACCGCCACGTGGGTTTGACTGGTTGGGTGTTGAAAGCTAGCCAGGCTGTCATGTGAACTATCGGGTGACGTAGTGAGCAAGCCATCCATAGCGAAGGCGgcttcttttggttttgtaaTGTTGATATGGTATTTGATTTGGTATTTGTATTTTGATGTCTTCGATGTATCGAGTGTGACGGTGACGGTGACCGTGACATTCCTTCTGGTACAGAGACAATGTTACTGTGCACCGCATTGTAAAAATGTAAACCACCCCAATCTTGACTTCTTCAAATCAGACGGTGCAAAACTAGCCACAGTTTCAGAATGTACCAATTACTTCTGCAAGACCCGTGTAGTATagggtttttgggggggggggggaggggatatAATTGCTGACGTTGCATGGGTAAGGATGGGGACCAGGATTGTAAAGTCCAAACCATAACAACTCATATATAAGTGCAACTGTGCAAGTGGGGTTGATCCGACCGGTTTGGTGTCGTGCCTAGCCCGATTATGAATTAATCAATAACGGTGTTTGATTGTAGTTCGATAGACGTCTGACTGAAATTAAACAACAACATTGCCTAACCTATTAGAGACCAATTAACCCGATCATAGCCTAACTAGTCTTGTTTTTTATAGCCCGACTAGTCAATTAGTTTGGTTACAAACTAATTATTGACCTAGAATTCTAGTTGCCTAAATGGTGGGTAACAATGTAGACCTTAAATTTGGTAAGACGGATTAGACTTAATCGGAACCGATTATACCAACTGATTGACACCACCCTAACTACAGACTAGGAAAGATTAACCAGTAGAAGAAACATGGAACGGGGAACCTGGTGAGGGTGGGACCTCATGGGCTGAACCGCTGAGGGTCCGAAATTTGTGGTTCGAGTAGGGGTTAACAAATTAACAAATAATGCATAGATTTTACCcatattattattagtattattaaACTCGTTTGGCATGCTCGATTTTGGGTGGGTGGCTCAATATAAatgtataaaaaaattaaaaaaacaagacACACGGAATATGAGAGTTTGCGCACGTGGCAAATAGATGaagaaattaattaacaaaCGGTAGTACTCGTTTTTGTCGTCGTCCGCGTGTGGCGAATGTAAGGTGGAGGAACCGAGGGAGGAacggaccaccaccaccaccaccaccaccgtcccTTTCTCCACTTTCTAATAAATCGTCCACAATACTGCATCTCTGCTaaaggagaagatagagaagCGTAAAGTTGAGTATTCTacctagaaaaataaaaaaagcgtAAAGTTGAGTGACCGACTCACCGTCTTATGAGAACCAGGTGGACACACGTGTTGACTCATTGGAGAAAGTGTACCTAAAGGGCCATTTTGTACCAAAATTATATGATATTAATGGGTCAAGTGTCAATAGACTCCAACAAGTGGTGACCATTGAGACACATGGACTAGGAGACTCCAATCACTAATCTTTCTCTAACTTCAGTTATTGATCTAATACAATACAATATGGGGCTAAGATGCCCAAACCTCTTGAAACTGACTGATTGACACCCCCTACCCTAATGAAAGTAATGAGCCCTACCTAGCTCCTTGCCTATTCTTGAAAATAAACTTAAAATGGTCTCTCTTTTACTCAATGGAAATTCTTATTGTAACATTtacctgaaaaaaaataaaaattattgtaACTAAAATAGTGAATTAAGATTTTGTAATCCTTTTTAAAGAATGTCATCAGGTTGCGCAACATATGTTGGCCTTGCATCGAGACACAGGGGTGTGTGAATTGACtgttacattttcaaaaaaataaaaatgatcagGGGTGTGATGATCATTTCACACGCCCTTGTGTCTAGGGATAGGTAAGGTATGCGCTGCATGATTGGGTGGTATTCTTTTTCAcattaaataatatttaaaaataaacaattaaaaaaagaatacaacCTCTTAACTCACCAGTTTGATAACAAGAAGTTGCACACTTGCACCCTTAATTCAACTCAACTCCAAATACTTTAGAGCCCTCATACCTCTCTCATAGTTAGATTGGGTTCTTAATTGATTAGTGTTGCTTTCCTGTTAGATACATGTAATTAAAAGGTGtttataaagagagagagagtgaattAAATCTTGTTGACCATTTCAGATGATAGAATTTATAAAAAGCCATGGTAGTTAggacaatttcaatttcaagatCGGCATGCATTGCTGTAATGCGGATGACTGACTAGCTAGCTTGGGATCAGATTGAATAGGAGTCCACCCAAAACCCCAACTCCACAGTCAAAAAGGGCAGGGGGGGATGCATGAGGCTTTTGTCATTGCGATGTCTGAtaaggatcataatgtacacaatTTTATATCTGCTACATGAAGAAGTTGTCCTGATTTGAATATGCAACCACTGGATTGCAATGGAATAACTTTACCGTTGCATCAAGGCCTGCCCCTCTAAAACCTACAAGGATTTCCTAATTTATGTATAATTAAGGCAAAGGTTATCCAAGTAAAAGGCATACATGAGCATTTATCCCTAACAAATGGTGGATAATATGGAAGCTAGATGCAACCACTTCCCCTAGCATTCATTTTGCTGTATATGAACCATATGGGACACCTAATATCTAACTTCCGAGTACAAGACTAAGTAAAGATAATGTGCTTCATcccatcaatcaatcaatcaatcaaagcaAACAAACAACCAATTAGAACAGTATtgaacacaagagagagagagagagagagagagaaatgatcATCACTGTTTTTGTCGGCAACACAGGCGTGGTACGTTTGTGTACGTAAAAACAGCTAAAATGGATGAACTAAGAACCAATAATTGGTCATGGTTTCATGGACTATAGAGGGTGGGTATGTTAGGGTTTCCCAATGAACCTAAAAAACATTGAGATAGGAAAGTGACACAGAAAGCAACCTACAaatgatcaaaatcaaataatGCAAGGTGAGATGGTGAGACTTGGCCCTTGGAGCTTTGGAGGGCTTGCCGACCTTGGCCTCACTGCCTCATAGGGTCTCTCACCTAAGTAAGGCAATTATCACCAGCTATGAGCTACCTTCATTCCCACCACTTCTTCTTAATACAAAGGCACCTATCTCTTAACTACTTCAACTTTTTTTTGGAACAAAAGTCAAAATTCTCATTTGTCCTAATCCTCATATCAATCAAATGCCAATAGTTTGAAAGGAAGTGAAAGGGGTGCTAATGTGCTAGCAAAGAATAGTGAAACATTCTCGCTACAATGGATCGATGGAGATGGATAGCTTATTTGTGGTACCACTGGAGTGAAGTTAACTCATCATCAGAAAATAGCTGACCTGAATTTAACAGGCAGGGTTTATTTGGGTTGT
The sequence above is a segment of the Telopea speciosissima isolate NSW1024214 ecotype Mountain lineage chromosome 7, Tspe_v1, whole genome shotgun sequence genome. Coding sequences within it:
- the LOC122669945 gene encoding protein EXORDIUM-like 2 produces the protein MASTHHFALVVASLFLFSSLFVPSTATTRKLTALVQQQPLVLQYHNGPLLKGNITVHLVWYGKFTTPQRVILIDFILSLNHHIHAPSVPSWWKITGKYKNGFTSLILGKQTFDENCSLGKSLKTPQVTRLARRGDHRQAITVVFTAKDVTVDGFCMSDCGTHGSAKADPTGKTKFAYIWVGNPETQCPGQCAWPFHQPIYGPQTPPLVSPNGDVGVDGMVINLATLLAGTVTNPFDNGYYQGTSSAPLEAVSACTGIYGEGAYPGYPGELLVDKTTGASYNAVGIRGRKYLLPAMWDPTTSACSTLV